The Cucumis melo cultivar AY chromosome 6, USDA_Cmelo_AY_1.0, whole genome shotgun sequence genome includes a region encoding these proteins:
- the LOC127149698 gene encoding uncharacterized protein LOC127149698: FTTRLLVPTSRIGCLIGKGGAIIIELRRLTKTNIRILSKKNLPQASIALENEMVWVSGDLVVVKEALVHIVTRLIANLFYREVALSAVLLYLPLTTDGSDSLSYDGKEGKRHGRGHSYSSGFGDFNDLAGGDGYESYSGSQIHILTLTCLIIAMGTVEKKPYEDKAVKLKAEYEKAFESQNGKNEDDDKEVEEIGEKEVEEIIEEE, translated from the exons TTCACAACCCGTCTGCTTGTGCCTACCTCACGAATTGGTTGCTTAATTGGTAAAGGTGGAGCTATCATTATCGAGTTGAGAAGGCTCACCAAAACTAATATTCGAATACTGTCAAAGAAAAATCTCCCCCAGGCTAGTATTGCCTTGGAAAATGAAATGGTGTGG GTATCTGGGGATCTTGTTGTTGTCAAGGAGGCTCTAGTACATATAGTAACCAGGCTTATAGCCAACCTTTTTTATAGAGAAGTCGCTCTCTCAGCTGTTCTGCTGTATCTTCCTCTAACAACTGATGGTTCAGATAGTCTAAGCTATGATGGTAAAGAAGGTAAAAGACATGGGCGTGGACATTCATATTCAAGTGGTTTTGGGGATTTCAATGATTTGGCTGGTGGTGATGGTTATGAAAGCTACAGTGGCTCACAGATACATATATTAACCTTGACATGTTTGATTATAGCAATGGGGACTGTG GAGAAGAAGCCTTACGAGGATAAAGCTGTTAAGCTAAAAGCAGAGTATGAAAAGGCATTCGAAAGTCAAAATGGTAAGAATGAAGAT GATGACAAAGAGGTGGAAGAGATCGGAGAGAAAGAGGTTGAAGAAATAATAGAAGAAGAGTAA
- the LOC103496853 gene encoding heavy metal-associated isoprenylated plant protein 21, whose protein sequence is MGALDYLSNFCIVTPTRTKHKPMQTVEIKVKMDCDGCERRVRNAVTSMKGVQSVEVMRKQHRVRVIGYVDANKVLKRVKSTGKRAEFWPYIPQHLVHHPYAFGAYDKKAPSGFVRNVVQAFPTPHEENYVSFFSDDNVHACSIM, encoded by the exons atgGGAGCTCTTGATTATCTTTCCAATTTTTGCATTGTCACACCAACAAGAACCAAACACAAACCAATGCAG ACAGTTGAGATCAAAGTGAAGATGGATTGTGATGGATGTGAAAGAAGAGTTAGAAATGCTGTCACTTCCATGAAAG GAGTACAGTCGGTGGAAGTGATGAGAAAGCAACATAGGGTGAGGGTTATTGGTTACGTTGATGCAAACAAAGTGCTAAAAAGAGTAAAAAGCACTGGAAAAAGAGCTGAATTTTGGCCTTACATTCCTCAACATCTTGTTCATCATCCTTATGCTTTTGGTGCTTATGATAAGAAAGCTCCTTCTGGGTTTGTTAGAAATGTTGTTCAAGCTTTCCCAACTCCCCATGAAGAAAACTATGTCTCTTTTTTTAGTGATGACAATGTTCATGCTTGTTCCATCATGTAG